A genomic region of Zalophus californianus isolate mZalCal1 chromosome 1, mZalCal1.pri.v2, whole genome shotgun sequence contains the following coding sequences:
- the LOC113918892 gene encoding NADH dehydrogenase [ubiquinone] 1 alpha subcomplex subunit 1-like: MWFEILPEIGVMAVCLVIPSIAMAHIHRFNNGGKEKRVAYYPYQWILMQRDRRVSGVNHYYVSKGLENIN; this comes from the coding sequence ATGTGGTTCGAGATCCTGCCTGAGATCGGCGTCATGGCCGTGTGCTTGGTCATCCCCAGCATAGCCATGGCGCACATCCACAGGTTCAATAATGGGGGCAAGGAAAAAAGAGTTGCCTATTATCCCTATCAGTGGATTTTGATGCAAAGAGATAGGCGGGTCTCTGGAGTTAATCATTACTATGTGTCAAAGGGTTTGGAGAATATCAATTAA